The following coding sequences are from one Candidatus Acidiferrales bacterium window:
- a CDS encoding GNAT family N-acetyltransferase → MSICDGKPPSMAVLETERLVLRRMEPEDAGALAAVLSDPVAMQYYPHAFSREEVAQWIERWMASYDANGYGLYAMVLRKTGRIIGDCGHALQDVDGKREIEIGYHVRRDLWGQGYATEAARACVAYGFETLCAPRLISLIRPQNLPSRRVAEKMGMTVASETVRKGILHLVYAISPPA, encoded by the coding sequence ATGAGCATCTGCGACGGGAAGCCGCCCTCCATGGCTGTGCTGGAAACCGAGCGGCTCGTGCTGCGCCGCATGGAGCCGGAGGACGCCGGCGCGCTCGCCGCCGTGCTGAGCGATCCGGTGGCGATGCAATATTATCCGCACGCGTTTTCGCGCGAAGAAGTCGCGCAATGGATCGAACGCTGGATGGCCAGCTATGACGCCAACGGCTACGGGCTTTACGCCATGGTGCTGCGGAAAACCGGAAGGATCATCGGCGATTGCGGCCACGCGCTGCAGGACGTCGACGGCAAGCGCGAAATCGAAATCGGCTATCACGTTCGCCGCGACCTCTGGGGCCAGGGATACGCTACGGAGGCTGCGCGCGCGTGCGTCGCGTATGGGTTCGAGACGCTTTGCGCGCCGCGATTGATTTCTCTGATTCGCCCGCAAAATCTTCCTTCGCGCCGCGTCGCCGAAAAAATGGGAATGACCGTCGCCAGCGAAACGGTACGCAAAGGCATCCTGCATCTCGTCTACGCGATTTCGCCTCCGGCGTAA
- a CDS encoding choice-of-anchor D domain-containing protein, which yields MLAAFAIFATLIWLVTRTSRPVRAQQAAAQKSSASAALTVASGAQYANVRGLAVDAANELYVSLSAMPPAAQCVSPGTTTSASKSKLAANLTVIVFSNCASAPNEDPSGIAVTPQGQVYLANRLQNTIRLLDTVGGKVTVVPRAMQNGAAASASHLNLFEPAGLSLGAFENLYVADRGNNRIVTLNSGADNFSYLAHVLDADVVAADSARGELYVASPGSNQIFKIDLATNGVAPFAGTGGVPESDAAQIASPIAATSATLAAPDGVAVDGAGNVFVADTGANMLLRVDAKTAMLTRVATATNFSSPAALAIDRQGDVFVADRGNQRVLEFPKLSAPASPANIFLTPSSWDYGDEPTGGMAPVEAFTLTNNSTVAIALNSNSFTFAGANPNDFTETTSCIPQVAANGGTCQVNVTFMPLGTGARSATLEVADSDPSSPQTAALSGTGDDYQINGTIIDTTQSVIAGTTATYSLSVTADNVFSGTVTLQCPTILPNGSNLTCQTSPPSLSLTPGATQPFKVMLGTGAATTKVPPAWPRKIPPARLPMMLIAAILALLALVLRIVARRSAVETLRAGARPRRTRLAFGFALVAAMAASGCGGNTITNPVATNPGTYSIMILATAQNATRSITLILNVN from the coding sequence GTGCTGGCGGCGTTCGCCATATTTGCGACGCTTATTTGGTTGGTAACGAGAACCTCTCGTCCCGTTCGGGCGCAGCAGGCGGCCGCGCAGAAATCCAGCGCCAGCGCGGCGCTGACTGTGGCTTCGGGCGCGCAGTATGCCAACGTGCGCGGCCTGGCGGTTGACGCTGCGAACGAGCTTTACGTTTCGCTGAGCGCCATGCCGCCCGCAGCGCAATGCGTCTCGCCGGGAACAACAACTTCCGCTTCAAAATCCAAGTTAGCCGCGAATCTGACGGTGATCGTCTTCTCGAATTGCGCTTCGGCGCCAAACGAAGATCCTTCGGGCATCGCCGTGACGCCGCAAGGACAAGTGTATCTGGCCAATCGGCTGCAAAATACGATCCGGCTGCTCGATACGGTCGGCGGAAAAGTGACCGTGGTGCCGCGCGCGATGCAAAATGGCGCTGCGGCGAGCGCCAGCCATCTGAATCTCTTTGAGCCTGCGGGATTGTCGCTCGGCGCGTTCGAAAATCTTTACGTCGCGGACCGCGGCAATAACCGCATCGTGACGTTGAATTCCGGCGCGGACAATTTTAGTTATCTGGCGCACGTCCTGGACGCGGATGTTGTCGCTGCGGATTCCGCGCGCGGCGAACTGTACGTGGCGTCGCCGGGGTCGAATCAAATTTTCAAAATTGACCTGGCTACAAACGGCGTGGCTCCGTTTGCGGGCACGGGCGGCGTGCCGGAATCGGACGCTGCGCAAATCGCTTCGCCGATTGCCGCGACATCGGCAACTCTTGCAGCTCCGGATGGCGTGGCGGTGGATGGTGCGGGAAACGTGTTCGTCGCGGACACAGGCGCGAATATGCTGCTGCGCGTGGACGCGAAAACGGCGATGCTGACGCGCGTCGCGACGGCTACGAATTTCAGTTCGCCGGCCGCGCTGGCCATTGACCGGCAGGGCGACGTGTTTGTTGCGGATCGCGGCAACCAGCGCGTGCTGGAATTCCCCAAGCTCTCTGCGCCCGCTTCGCCGGCGAATATTTTTCTGACGCCTTCGTCGTGGGATTACGGCGACGAACCGACGGGCGGCATGGCGCCGGTGGAAGCTTTTACGCTGACGAATAATTCCACCGTGGCGATTGCGCTCAACAGCAACAGCTTCACTTTTGCGGGCGCAAATCCCAACGACTTCACCGAGACGACCAGCTGCATTCCGCAAGTCGCGGCGAATGGCGGGACGTGCCAGGTCAACGTGACGTTTATGCCGCTGGGCACCGGGGCGCGCTCGGCGACGCTCGAAGTGGCAGACTCGGATCCGTCGAGCCCGCAAACCGCAGCGCTGAGCGGCACGGGCGACGATTACCAAATCAATGGAACGATCATTGACACGACGCAGAGCGTGATTGCCGGAACGACCGCGACCTACAGTCTTTCCGTGACCGCGGACAACGTTTTCAGCGGAACAGTCACGCTGCAATGCCCGACGATTTTGCCGAACGGATCGAATTTGACGTGCCAGACTTCGCCGCCGTCGCTTTCGCTGACGCCGGGAGCGACGCAGCCGTTCAAAGTGATGCTCGGCACGGGCGCGGCGACGACGAAAGTGCCGCCGGCCTGGCCGCGGAAAATTCCGCCGGCGCGTTTGCCGATGATGTTGATCGCCGCGATTTTGGCGCTGCTGGCGCTTGTGCTGCGAATCGTGGCGAGGCGTTCCGCTGTTGAGACGCTCCGCGCCGGCGCACGGCCGCGGCGAACGCGGCTGGCCTTCGGATTTGCGCTGGTCGCAGCAATGGCCGCATCCGGTTGCGGAGGCAACACGATAACGAATCCAGTGGCGACGAATCCGGGCACGTATTCGATCATGATTCTGGCGACGGCGCAAAACGCGACGCGCTCGATCACGCTGATACTGAACGTCAATTAG
- a CDS encoding ABC transporter permease → MNKLLQDIRYGFRMLVKSPGFAVVAILTLALGIGANTAIFSLIDAVMLRALPVENPSQLVLLQWSARNPPDIHSMMAFGDCASEMGFGAKNPSGCSLSEPFFRKVETSGAFSSVAAFANSGRLDLTGNGPATVISGQLVSGDFFKTMGVKTAVGRLFERSDDRQDAAPVAVLNYGYWQSAFGGSRDVVGRTIELNNIPFTIIGVAEARFTGITPGSDYDIWLPLDMGDRIDPRQQIIDRLGMAKRQDDVASWWLTIIGRMKPGTPVAQTQTAVSNLFYNEMIHGAVPLFNGGAMGRGPGGRPASGGGGMVVMMGGGPSPGGGNRPIGAGAPPAGAMPSGKGGGPFFHREIGGGPLPMPKSAGNKPVIIGGPQPGAPAGGPQGANAAQSANNGPHTLSNPSDDPRIALVPAQSGLTGDRGRFSDPLYVLMLAVGIILLIACANVAGLMLARAAARQKEIAVRLALGAGRMRVIRQLLTESVLLSALGGILGICFAYWGAHAIVSFVSSNQTRPLTFALGVDTRVLGFTIAVSLLTGILFGIAPSLRSARVDLTPALKEGEGGSAGAGHAGGGRWFGIFRLGNGLVVAQVALAIVVLVGAGLLVRTLENLRSVDMGFDAHNIIIFGIDPTLAGYKDTQINSFYRDLQGRLAATPGVKSVSYSQMPLLSGGLMITGFHWPGTPQDQVSEADVLQIGPDFFDAMHIPFLAGRNFYASDYAIADTNGGATPTSAPTPVVVNQAFVEKYLGKKNPLGKQFGEASADANGPANPGYEIVGVVADTKYNSLRRDIHAMMYQPQRRGGASFEVRTAADPQALLPLIRKVVAQVNANLPLFQVTTESEEIDRLLFQERLIARLSSFFGLLALVLACIGLYGLLSYEVSRRTREIGIRMALGAQAGDVLRMVVKQGIVLALAGAVVGVAIALGVTHYLNSMLYGVHANDPVTIIAVAALLTVVALAACYIPARRATEVDPIVALRYE, encoded by the coding sequence ATGAACAAGCTCCTGCAGGACATTCGCTACGGATTCCGCATGCTCGTGAAGTCGCCGGGCTTCGCCGTTGTGGCGATTTTGACGCTGGCGCTGGGCATCGGCGCGAACACTGCGATTTTCAGCCTGATTGACGCGGTGATGCTGCGCGCGCTGCCGGTGGAAAACCCTTCGCAGTTGGTGTTGCTGCAGTGGAGCGCGCGGAATCCGCCGGATATCCATTCGATGATGGCGTTCGGGGATTGCGCGTCGGAAATGGGGTTCGGCGCGAAGAATCCCTCCGGCTGCTCGCTTTCCGAGCCGTTTTTTCGCAAGGTCGAAACGTCCGGCGCGTTTTCGAGCGTCGCAGCGTTTGCCAACTCTGGCCGCCTCGATTTGACCGGCAACGGTCCGGCGACGGTCATCAGTGGCCAGCTTGTCTCTGGCGATTTTTTCAAGACGATGGGCGTGAAAACCGCCGTGGGCCGCCTTTTTGAACGGAGCGATGACCGGCAGGATGCAGCGCCGGTCGCCGTGCTGAATTACGGCTACTGGCAGAGCGCATTTGGCGGCTCGCGCGACGTCGTCGGCCGCACGATTGAGCTGAACAACATTCCGTTCACGATTATCGGTGTGGCCGAGGCGCGGTTCACCGGCATCACGCCGGGCTCAGACTACGACATCTGGCTGCCGCTCGACATGGGCGACCGCATCGATCCGCGCCAGCAGATCATCGACCGGCTGGGGATGGCCAAGCGGCAGGACGACGTTGCCTCGTGGTGGCTGACGATTATCGGGCGCATGAAACCGGGCACTCCTGTCGCGCAGACGCAAACGGCGGTAAGCAATCTTTTCTACAACGAAATGATTCACGGCGCGGTGCCGCTTTTCAATGGCGGCGCGATGGGAAGGGGGCCAGGCGGGCGGCCAGCTTCGGGTGGCGGAGGAATGGTGGTCATGATGGGCGGAGGGCCGTCTCCGGGCGGCGGCAACAGGCCCATCGGCGCGGGCGCGCCTCCAGCTGGGGCTATGCCTTCGGGAAAGGGTGGTGGGCCATTTTTTCATCGCGAAATCGGCGGCGGTCCGTTGCCGATGCCGAAATCGGCGGGGAATAAACCGGTCATCATCGGCGGACCGCAGCCAGGAGCTCCCGCGGGCGGCCCGCAAGGTGCGAACGCGGCGCAATCCGCAAACAACGGCCCGCACACGCTATCGAATCCTTCGGATGATCCGCGAATCGCGCTTGTGCCCGCGCAGAGCGGCCTTACCGGCGATCGCGGCCGATTTTCCGATCCGCTTTACGTGTTGATGCTGGCCGTGGGAATCATTTTGCTGATCGCGTGCGCGAACGTCGCCGGGCTGATGCTGGCGCGCGCGGCGGCGCGGCAAAAAGAAATCGCCGTGCGACTGGCGCTGGGCGCGGGACGCATGCGCGTCATCCGGCAGCTTCTGACGGAAAGCGTACTGCTTTCGGCGCTCGGCGGAATTCTCGGAATCTGTTTCGCGTACTGGGGCGCGCACGCGATTGTGTCTTTCGTTTCGAGCAATCAGACGCGGCCGCTCACGTTTGCGCTTGGCGTGGACACGCGCGTGCTTGGATTCACGATTGCGGTATCTCTGCTGACGGGAATTTTGTTTGGCATCGCGCCATCGCTGCGCAGCGCGCGCGTGGATTTGACTCCGGCGCTCAAGGAAGGCGAAGGCGGCTCGGCCGGCGCGGGACACGCGGGCGGCGGGAGATGGTTCGGCATTTTCAGGCTGGGCAATGGACTCGTGGTGGCGCAAGTGGCGCTGGCGATTGTCGTGCTTGTGGGCGCGGGACTGCTGGTGCGCACGCTTGAAAATCTGCGCAGTGTGGACATGGGTTTCGATGCGCACAACATCATCATTTTCGGAATCGATCCTACGCTCGCCGGTTACAAAGACACGCAGATCAACAGCTTCTATCGCGATTTGCAGGGGCGGCTGGCGGCGACGCCGGGCGTCAAATCGGTGAGTTATTCGCAGATGCCGCTTTTGAGCGGCGGCTTGATGATCACGGGTTTCCATTGGCCCGGAACGCCGCAGGACCAGGTATCCGAGGCGGACGTTCTGCAAATCGGACCGGACTTTTTTGACGCGATGCATATTCCGTTTCTCGCGGGACGGAATTTTTACGCATCCGATTACGCCATTGCGGACACCAATGGCGGTGCGACGCCGACTTCCGCGCCGACGCCAGTCGTCGTGAATCAGGCGTTCGTCGAAAAATATTTGGGCAAAAAAAATCCACTCGGCAAGCAATTCGGCGAAGCGTCGGCGGACGCGAACGGCCCGGCGAATCCCGGCTACGAGATCGTCGGCGTCGTGGCGGACACGAAATACAACAGCCTGCGCCGCGATATTCACGCCATGATGTATCAGCCGCAGCGGCGCGGCGGCGCATCGTTCGAAGTGCGCACCGCGGCGGACCCGCAGGCGCTGCTTCCGCTGATCCGCAAAGTCGTCGCGCAGGTGAATGCGAATTTGCCGCTCTTCCAGGTGACCACGGAATCGGAGGAAATCGACCGGCTGCTGTTTCAGGAGCGGCTGATCGCTCGGCTTTCGAGCTTTTTCGGTTTGCTCGCGCTGGTGCTGGCGTGCATCGGGCTTTACGGCTTGCTGTCGTATGAAGTCTCGCGGCGCACGCGCGAAATCGGCATTCGCATGGCGCTCGGCGCGCAAGCGGGCGACGTCCTGCGCATGGTCGTCAAGCAGGGAATTGTCCTCGCGCTCGCGGGCGCAGTTGTGGGAGTCGCCATCGCGCTCGGCGTGACGCATTATTTGAACTCGATGCTTTACGGCGTGCACGCGAACGATCCCGTCACGATCATCGCCGTCGCCGCGCTGCTGACGGTTGTGGCGCTGGCTGCGTGCTACATTCCCGCGCGCCGCGCAACGGAAGTCGATCCCATCGTCGCGCTGCGGTACGAGTAA
- a CDS encoding energy transducer TonB — protein MRLRSIIGALALLLFVAPRAVAQVERPGVPEPVAEPNVTLTFHGVIEFEADVRPAGASPHSHAMLIETLEIAGVKNKEGWGNFVSAFTDATTHAWLTAIPGAASGKKGKVIVTFALHRDGSLAGALSLAHSSGDASIDAATRIAIAKAAPFAPLPQKFAKAVAQLRVTFAYDHPRAPAASAGGSQ, from the coding sequence ATGCGGCTGCGAAGCATCATCGGTGCACTCGCATTGCTGCTTTTTGTCGCGCCGCGGGCGGTCGCGCAGGTCGAGCGGCCGGGGGTGCCGGAGCCTGTCGCGGAGCCGAACGTCACGCTCACGTTTCACGGCGTGATCGAATTCGAGGCGGATGTGCGTCCCGCGGGCGCTTCGCCGCATTCGCACGCGATGCTCATCGAAACGCTGGAAATCGCGGGCGTAAAAAACAAAGAAGGCTGGGGCAATTTCGTTTCCGCGTTCACCGACGCAACCACGCACGCGTGGCTCACGGCGATTCCCGGCGCGGCGAGCGGCAAAAAAGGCAAAGTCATCGTCACTTTCGCGCTGCATCGCGACGGCTCGCTCGCGGGCGCGCTCTCGCTCGCGCATTCCTCGGGCGACGCTTCCATCGACGCCGCGACGCGCATCGCCATCGCCAAAGCCGCGCCGTTCGCGCCGCTGCCGCAGAAGTTCGCGAAGGCTGTCGCGCAACTGCGCGTCACCTTTGCCTATGATCATCCGCGCGCGCCCGCCGCCAGCGCAGGAGGTTCGCAATGA
- a CDS encoding CPBP family intramembrane glutamic endopeptidase: MSVDAGGVTGYASSPPWSKPAARRGADAVSESAAPAESLRATPPKERLIAPLWHTIGLLILVFGNSYASFFLSRTFVAKSAATGGPSLEARLMTYASTMALEWFLFVYVYLGMRARGETVRNRVNARWNRAGDVYRDIGIGLGVWFSILVIAGILSVPFRTAGGEGTKVVTELVPHAFIELPVWALLTISAGFCEEFVFRGYLQEQFRRMTGSAAAAVVIQAVIFGLGHGYQGWAHMTIIVAIGLILGGAAWWRKSLAPGMIAHGWLDFSSGVGLFFAHLKHLI; this comes from the coding sequence TTGTCCGTTGACGCTGGCGGCGTAACCGGCTACGCTTCCTCGCCGCCGTGGAGCAAACCGGCGGCGCGAAGAGGCGCTGACGCCGTGTCCGAATCCGCCGCTCCCGCCGAATCTCTCCGCGCGACGCCGCCGAAAGAGCGCCTGATCGCGCCGCTCTGGCACACCATCGGGCTTCTGATTTTGGTCTTCGGCAATTCCTACGCGTCATTTTTTCTTTCGCGCACTTTTGTTGCGAAATCCGCGGCCACTGGCGGACCTTCGCTCGAGGCGCGGTTGATGACCTATGCGAGCACGATGGCTTTGGAGTGGTTTTTGTTTGTGTATGTTTATCTCGGCATGCGCGCCCGCGGAGAAACGGTGCGGAATCGCGTGAACGCGCGGTGGAATCGCGCCGGCGACGTCTACCGCGATATTGGCATTGGATTGGGCGTCTGGTTTTCCATTCTGGTTATCGCGGGGATTCTATCTGTGCCTTTTCGCACGGCGGGCGGCGAAGGCACGAAGGTCGTCACGGAGCTTGTGCCGCATGCGTTCATCGAATTGCCGGTCTGGGCTCTGCTGACAATTTCAGCGGGATTTTGCGAGGAATTTGTTTTCCGGGGCTATTTGCAGGAGCAATTCCGGCGAATGACCGGCAGCGCTGCGGCCGCCGTGGTGATTCAGGCGGTCATTTTCGGCCTGGGACATGGCTACCAGGGCTGGGCGCATATGACCATCATCGTGGCGATCGGGTTGATTCTCGGAGGCGCCGCATGGTGGCGAAAATCGCTGGCGCCGGGAATGATCGCGCACGGCTGGCTGGATTTTTCCTCCGGCGTCGGCCTTTTTTTTGCGCACCTGAAGCATTTGATTTAG
- a CDS encoding response regulator, producing the protein MGELTVDTIATLEKPMAEATETNEAAAAADRSPERRRRLRTKLSAPVRVRANAGVSQKAEVCTTVDASRDGLLFTTQSLEYRRGMDLAVTFPYSGAAGGVQHERTAVVARVFEMPEGRYGVGIRFYEGKRPNFTAEAAEDAKTSSSGQKAGAVALDLEKPKPLVLVVEEDRRAREAMTLVLNNEGYAVETVETGAEAVEILRQRTPNLLITEIEITDMSGYDLCLIVKSNERLQRVPVVMTTRAGQPNDYSTAHALGAIVCMSKPYKQERLLHVVRMLAPTATAQEMPALPSMGRQGRVNGRGHAHQANGHAHNKHRARR; encoded by the coding sequence ATGGGTGAATTGACAGTCGACACGATCGCAACACTCGAAAAACCAATGGCGGAAGCAACGGAAACCAACGAAGCAGCGGCAGCGGCGGACCGTTCGCCCGAACGCCGCCGGCGCCTGCGCACGAAGCTCTCGGCTCCGGTGCGCGTGCGCGCGAATGCAGGCGTTTCGCAGAAGGCGGAAGTCTGCACGACGGTGGACGCGTCGCGCGACGGCTTGCTCTTCACCACGCAAAGCTTGGAATACCGGCGCGGCATGGATTTGGCGGTCACGTTCCCCTATTCCGGCGCCGCCGGCGGCGTGCAGCACGAGCGCACTGCCGTCGTTGCGCGCGTTTTCGAAATGCCCGAAGGGCGATATGGCGTCGGCATCCGATTCTACGAAGGCAAGCGGCCGAACTTCACCGCTGAAGCCGCCGAGGATGCGAAGACCTCTTCGTCTGGACAAAAGGCCGGCGCTGTGGCGCTGGATCTCGAAAAACCGAAGCCGCTGGTGCTCGTCGTCGAAGAGGACCGCCGGGCGCGCGAAGCCATGACGCTGGTTCTGAACAATGAAGGATACGCCGTCGAAACCGTGGAGACCGGCGCGGAAGCCGTGGAAATTTTGCGGCAGCGCACGCCGAACCTGCTGATCACGGAAATCGAAATCACGGATATGTCCGGCTACGATCTCTGCTTGATCGTAAAATCAAACGAGAGATTGCAGCGCGTTCCCGTGGTGATGACTACGCGCGCGGGGCAGCCCAACGATTATTCGACAGCGCATGCGCTCGGCGCAATCGTTTGCATGTCGAAGCCGTATAAGCAGGAGCGCTTGCTGCACGTCGTGCGCATGCTCGCGCCGACGGCGACGGCGCAGGAAATGCCCGCGCTGCCGAGCATGGGGCGCCAGGGTCGTGTCAACGGCCGTGGGCACGCGCATCAAGCGAACGGTCACGCGCACAATAAGCATCGCGCGCGGCGGTAA
- a CDS encoding DUF4145 domain-containing protein produces the protein MPEGSFIDAILQGIDMLWPCYNLAMELVNLGPQSAKVGGRGSCPHCGVPSYFEPVGGPYCDNGTLRMVHPAQCQNCKSFILLVGRRNLATGPYLLEAFYPLGKPNDSVDEAVPSSIREDFAEALRCRWIKAYKATVTMCRRAIQSSVLHVGASDKKLVEQIDELAMKGKLTASLKDYAREVRLTGNDGAHPDKDGLKDVSENDADDIIAFTKHFFDSVYVTPARLAARKPTPAQTPPQPAQP, from the coding sequence ATGCCAGAAGGCTCGTTCATTGACGCAATTCTGCAAGGCATTGACATGCTATGGCCGTGCTACAATCTGGCCATGGAACTCGTCAATTTGGGACCCCAGTCTGCCAAGGTTGGCGGAAGAGGTAGCTGTCCACACTGCGGCGTCCCCTCATATTTCGAGCCAGTCGGCGGGCCATATTGTGACAATGGCACTTTAAGGATGGTGCATCCGGCTCAATGCCAGAATTGCAAAAGCTTCATTCTCCTCGTCGGACGAAGGAATCTAGCCACGGGACCGTATCTATTGGAGGCTTTCTATCCGCTTGGCAAGCCCAACGATTCGGTTGATGAGGCGGTGCCGTCGTCAATTCGCGAAGATTTCGCGGAGGCGCTCCGTTGCAGGTGGATCAAAGCGTACAAGGCGACTGTTACGATGTGTCGCCGCGCCATTCAGAGCAGCGTGCTGCACGTCGGCGCCTCGGACAAGAAGTTAGTAGAGCAGATTGACGAGCTTGCAATGAAGGGCAAGCTTACGGCTTCCCTTAAGGATTACGCTCGCGAGGTCAGGCTTACAGGCAACGACGGCGCTCACCCTGACAAGGATGGTCTGAAGGACGTTTCAGAGAACGATGCGGACGATATCATTGCGTTTACGAAGCATTTTTTTGACAGTGTCTATGTCACTCCTGCGCGGCTTGCTGCGCGTAAACCCACACCTGCGCAAACGCCGCCGCAGCCAGCGCAGCCGTAA
- a CDS encoding response regulator: MGTLNSENLMDSPKSAEADSERRRRKRVRVSAQVRVRATDPRAKDFTEIAMTVDVSRDGILFATDRRDFWKGMSIGVTFPFSNAPGALNSEEPAEVVRTVELAENRIGVGVQFRRSQQKATAATAAAGPGSKEKSQTHGASSAAKGAALPASNARPIILAVEPDQRAQDQLKNLLAPEGYDVFAVSTGAAALDILKTTIPSCFIAEVEAGDTSGYDLCLIIKNSDRLRHVPVVLVTRNATPADYAASHNFGAVVCMAKPFKPERMLQVVRLVAPPNRGDKSAYGNTRGETPLIERHL; encoded by the coding sequence ATGGGAACTTTGAATTCCGAAAATTTGATGGACTCTCCGAAAAGCGCGGAAGCTGATTCCGAGCGGCGTCGGCGCAAGCGTGTGCGCGTCTCAGCGCAGGTGCGCGTGCGCGCCACGGATCCGCGCGCCAAGGACTTCACCGAAATTGCGATGACCGTTGACGTCTCGCGCGACGGAATTCTTTTCGCGACCGACCGGCGCGATTTCTGGAAGGGCATGTCCATCGGCGTGACATTTCCCTTCTCCAATGCGCCCGGCGCGTTGAATTCGGAAGAACCCGCCGAAGTCGTTCGCACCGTCGAGCTGGCCGAAAATCGCATTGGCGTCGGAGTTCAATTTCGCCGCAGCCAGCAAAAAGCCACAGCGGCAACGGCTGCCGCGGGGCCTGGTTCCAAAGAAAAATCGCAGACGCACGGCGCTTCTTCGGCGGCGAAAGGCGCGGCGCTGCCGGCTTCGAATGCGCGGCCCATCATTCTTGCCGTCGAGCCGGATCAGCGCGCGCAGGATCAGTTGAAAAATCTGCTCGCGCCGGAAGGCTATGACGTCTTCGCTGTTTCCACTGGAGCTGCGGCGCTGGATATTCTGAAAACCACGATTCCTTCGTGCTTCATCGCGGAGGTCGAAGCGGGCGACACGTCCGGATACGATCTCTGCCTGATTATCAAGAACAGCGACCGGCTGCGGCACGTGCCGGTTGTGCTCGTGACGCGCAACGCCACTCCCGCCGACTACGCGGCGAGCCACAATTTCGGCGCGGTCGTTTGCATGGCCAAGCCTTTCAAGCCCGAGCGCATGCTGCAAGTCGTGCGGCTTGTCGCGCCGCCGAATCGCGGCGACAAATCGGCGTACGGCAACACGCGCGGCGAAACGCCCCTCATCGAACGGCATTTGTAA